DNA from Alphaproteobacteria bacterium SS10:
GGCTGGCAGCTACCTACCAGTGAGCCAATCACTGCCTGGTGGTCGAGCCCCCTGATCCGGGCTGTTGAGACGGCTAACCGCCTCGGTGCCCAGAACCTCAAAACCGATGACCGCTTGATTGAGGGAGATTGGGGTGATTGGGATGGCCAACGCCTCGCTGATATCCGTGCCGCTATCCCCGATGTGATGGAAAAACTGGAAGCCAAGGGCCTTGACTTCCTGCCACCGAATGGTGAGAGCCCACGTATGGCGCGCGACCGCCTGGCCGCCTTCCTCACCGACATGGCCGGAACTGACGGCACCGTTGCGGTCGTTTGCCATAAGGGGGTGATGCGTGCCCTCTACAGCCTCGCCGTTGATTGGGACATGACCCACGACCCGGCGGACAAGCTGCGCGATGCTTGCTGCCATCTCTATGAGCTGGATGCCGGTGGCCACCCGACCATC
Protein-coding regions in this window:
- a CDS encoding histidine phosphatase family protein, which gives rise to MAGTKVVICRHGPTNWNRTGRVQGHRDVPLSDHGRQLIRGWQLPTSEPITAWWSSPLIRAVETANRLGAQNLKTDDRLIEGDWGDWDGQRLADIRAAIPDVMEKLEAKGLDFLPPNGESPRMARDRLAAFLTDMAGTDGTVAVVCHKGVMRALYSLAVDWDMTHDPADKLRDACCHLYELDAGGHPTILQLNIPLAPNAEKQAW